From a single Anaerolineales bacterium genomic region:
- the lipA gene encoding lipoyl synthase, whose product MSDRNTSGNSEISNDERPKRRPDWIKVRAPSGETYEQLRVMMRSKSLHTVCEEAMCPNIGECWGSGTATFLMMGDTCTRSCGFCDIKTGRPAPLDWLEPERVARAVQSMDLRHVVITSVNRDERPDGGAPIFAMVIQRIRELQPGCSIEVLIPDFKGEIEALRIVMDARPEILNHNVETVPRLFRQVQPQDHYEWAEATLRNAKKLDPEVLTKSGLMVGLGETTDEIKAVMRDLHQWNVDILTIGQYLQPSKKHLPIERYYTPDEFEAFKTYGYEIGFKWVESGPLVRSSYRAEEQVRQLSVIHRNLHKENA is encoded by the coding sequence ATGTCGGATCGAAACACGTCAGGGAACTCTGAAATTTCCAACGATGAGCGCCCGAAGCGCCGGCCGGATTGGATCAAGGTTCGCGCCCCATCCGGGGAAACCTACGAACAGCTGCGTGTGATGATGCGCAGCAAATCTTTGCACACGGTTTGTGAAGAAGCCATGTGCCCCAACATTGGGGAATGTTGGGGTTCTGGAACGGCCACCTTCTTGATGATGGGTGACACGTGTACCCGCTCCTGCGGTTTCTGCGACATCAAAACAGGGCGGCCTGCACCGCTCGATTGGCTCGAACCGGAACGCGTGGCACGCGCCGTGCAGAGCATGGATCTACGGCACGTCGTCATCACCAGCGTCAATCGTGATGAACGACCGGATGGCGGCGCTCCGATCTTTGCAATGGTCATTCAACGAATCCGAGAATTGCAACCCGGATGCTCGATCGAAGTGCTGATTCCGGACTTTAAAGGCGAGATCGAGGCGCTGCGCATCGTCATGGATGCCCGTCCGGAGATTCTCAATCACAATGTAGAGACGGTCCCGCGCCTTTTCAGGCAAGTCCAACCTCAAGATCATTACGAGTGGGCCGAAGCGACTTTACGCAACGCGAAGAAATTGGATCCAGAAGTACTGACGAAATCGGGCCTGATGGTTGGTCTGGGCGAAACGACGGATGAGATCAAGGCGGTGATGCGAGATCTGCACCAATGGAACGTGGACATTCTTACCATCGGCCAGTACCTGCAGCCATCGAAGAAACATTTGCCCATCGAACGCTACTACACCCCGGACGAGTTTGAAGCGTTTAAAACCTACGGCTATGAAATCGGTTTTAAGTGGGTGGAAAGCGGCCCGCTTGTGCGCTCATCCTATCGTGCGGAAGAGCAAGTGCGCCAATTAAGCGTCATCCATCGGAATTTGCATAAAGAAAACGCTTGA